The Silene latifolia isolate original U9 population chromosome Y, ASM4854445v1, whole genome shotgun sequence sequence AGGAACGCATTGTGAACGTCCATCTGATGCAATTCCCAATTATTGATAGCTGCAATAGTAAGAAAGGCTCGAACAGTAACCATTTTAACAGTTGGAGCAAACGTTTCAACAAAGTCAACTCCTTCGATTTGGTGATTACCAAAGGTGACAAGACGAGCTTTAAAACGTTCAATAGACCCATCAGAATTACGTTTTATTTTATAAACCCACATACAACCAAGCGCCTTTTTATCTGCGGGTAAGTCCTCGATAGTCCATGTATGATTGGCTTCCAATGCATCGATTTCAGCCTCCATGGCCTGTTTCCAACGAGGATCACGGATTGCTTCTTTAAACGAACTCGGTTCGACATCATTCGTTATAGCTGCAAGATAACTCTTATGGGAAGAGGAAAACTTAGcataatttacataattagcaATAGGATACGGAGTACCTGACACGTGAGACGATGTGGATGCGGATGGGCGAGGAGGAACCGTGGAAAACGTGGTGTTAATGTGGTCTCGAATGGCTGTCCAGCGGACAAAATCTTTATGTCGAGTATTTTCAAATTTGTCTCTTTTCCCGCGTCCCAATTCATCACCGAGAGCCGTGCCATTCCCGGAGGGACCACTGCGGATTGTGCTCAGAGGAGGTTCCCAGCTCTTCATGAGAAATAGCATCATCGACGATTCGAGTAATATCGTCATCGACATTTTGAGCGAGATTGTCATCGATGTTTTGAGCAATATGTTCAGTTGCTTCATCCAAGGAACCCGACCCCCCTCAATGCTAACATTAGGAGACTCTATGGGAGAAGAGGAAGGAGGATCTGTTATCGGTGTCGACGAAAATGGCGAAGGAATGGAGGGTATAGAACCGGGGTCATAAGAGTCATCAAAAACCATTGCATCGTGGGATGTCTCACCAATTTCAGCGTGGGTTGTCTCACCAATTTCAGCATAAGGAAAAATATTTTCGACAAAATGAACATCACGGGATTGGAAATAGGTCCCCGTATCAAGATCATAAAGTTGCCATCCCTTCTTACCAAAAGGATACCCAAGGAAAACACACTTTCTACTACGGGAATCAAATTTATTTGTAATATGGGCATTTTTGGCATAGCACAAACAACCAAACACTCGAATCAAACTCAGGTCGGGAGCATGACCAAATAATAACTCAAAGGGAGTCTTATGGCTGTAAAAGCCGAGTAGGGGTTCTATTGATCAGAAAAGCAGCTGTCAACACACATTCACCCCAAAAATCAATAGACAAAGAACTTTGAAAACGTAAGGCTCGTGCAACATTCAAAATATGTCTATGCTTTCGCTCAACCCGAGCATTTTGTTGGGGTGTTTTTATCATAGAGGTTTGGTGTATGATCCCATGGTCCTTAAAATATGAAAGTAAACCACGGAATTCCGTTCCATTGTCACTACGCAATATTTTGACACGAGCAGTAAACTGACGGTCAATTAAAGCAAAAAATTCGAGCAAAAGACGAGGGACTTCATCCTTTGTTTTCATGAGAAAAACCCAAACACACcgagaataatcatcaacaattgATAAGAAATAGCGAGAACTGCAAGCACGGTTTGGTGCATAGGGACCCCAAACATCACAATGTATTAAATCAAAAATACTAGCAGCCTTATTATCACTTAAAGGAAAAGGAGTGCGAGATTGTTTGGCACGAAAACAAATATCACAATGTTCGGGAATAAATTTGCTATTAAAACGAGAAATAGAAGGAAGATGCTCCAAAACCCGATGAGAAGGATGTCCCATACGTTGATGCCAAAGATCCATATCAGCCGCAGTATTGACCACATTAACACGAACCGGTTCCTCCATCGTCAAGTAATAGAGCCCATCCAAAAGTTCACCCACACCAATCGTCGTCAGTGCACGGTCCTGTATCACACATTGCAAATTATTAAATTGAACATGTAAATTACTAGATGCTAAGAGCTGCGAGACGGATAACAAATTGCACTTAAACGAAGGAACCAGGAGAACATTATATAAAGCAAGTTGAGCATTGATGGAAATAGTTCCTGCCTTGTTTGCAACAAGATTAGTTCCATTAGGCAAACCAATGTTAATTGGATTGATAGGATAACAGTAGTCAAATAGGTATTCGTCACCGCAAACATGAGTCGATGCGCCCGTGTCAATAATCCATCGGATAGAAGACTTACCACTTAAACGGACCATATTGGCGACAACAGGAGTCTCACCAAGCACGGCATTGGTTTTTGCCGCGGAAGTTGAAGCCGACGAGTCCCCTGTTTTTGGTACATGTCGAGGATGACCAACCGGGAAACCAATCTTCTCCCAACAACGGCTCACAGTATGTCCATCTTTGTTGCAATGAGTGCACTTGAAACGAGGACGGCTACCATTCTCGTTTTTGACCTGCGGAC is a genomic window containing:
- the LOC141633923 gene encoding uncharacterized protein LOC141633923, which codes for MPMYGPASSVPLLLDDIHIVYSRIAQEEDVRTIAQAREEAVSPMACAVHGKGPQVKNENGSRPRFKCTHCNKDGHTVSRCWEKIGFPVGHPRHVPKTGDSSASTSAAKTNAVLGETPVVANMVRLSGPCTDDDWCG